A region of Pirellulales bacterium DNA encodes the following proteins:
- a CDS encoding fatty acid desaturase has protein sequence MATHVSDLDTIPSPRSPLAASPALLTRSEGAHCSVTEETSASAAAASTTSVVAGDSDNDSPWANGLDWTVVTWMALVHIMALGAPLFFTWKALALAAVLSWACGGLGICLCFHRLLTHGSFQTYRPLKWLLALIGTFSGEGSALTWVANHRKHHAFSDKPGDPHSPHDGPWWSHMLWFTPYFGQDWQKNLTAKYCPDLLKDPVLRVLHMFFLPLQIGLGLALFAVGYLGWDAYTAWSFVFWGVFVRMVYVWHVTWFVNSASHMWGYRNYETSDDSRNLWWVGLLAFGEGWHNNHHAFQRMAKHGHRWWEIDVTYWAICAMEKIGLVWNVVHKVPAYQKPE, from the coding sequence ATGGCCACCCACGTCAGCGATCTCGATACGATTCCGTCTCCTCGTTCTCCATTAGCGGCATCTCCGGCATTACTCACCCGGAGCGAAGGGGCCCATTGCAGCGTTACGGAAGAAACCTCCGCTTCGGCCGCAGCCGCTTCCACCACGTCTGTCGTGGCCGGCGATTCCGACAACGATAGCCCTTGGGCCAACGGTCTCGACTGGACCGTCGTGACCTGGATGGCCTTGGTGCATATTATGGCGCTCGGCGCTCCGCTGTTTTTCACCTGGAAGGCACTGGCGTTGGCGGCGGTGTTGAGTTGGGCTTGCGGCGGCCTGGGCATTTGCCTCTGCTTCCACCGCCTGTTGACTCATGGCAGCTTTCAAACGTATCGACCGCTGAAATGGTTGCTAGCGCTGATCGGCACATTCTCTGGCGAAGGCTCGGCGCTCACCTGGGTGGCCAACCACCGCAAGCATCATGCCTTTAGCGACAAGCCCGGCGATCCGCATTCGCCGCACGACGGACCGTGGTGGAGCCATATGCTTTGGTTCACGCCCTATTTCGGGCAGGATTGGCAAAAGAACCTAACGGCCAAATATTGCCCCGATCTGCTGAAAGACCCAGTGCTGCGAGTCTTGCACATGTTTTTTCTGCCGCTGCAGATCGGCCTCGGCCTTGCCTTGTTCGCGGTCGGCTATTTGGGATGGGATGCATACACGGCTTGGTCGTTCGTATTTTGGGGCGTGTTTGTGCGAATGGTGTACGTATGGCATGTCACTTGGTTTGTCAATTCGGCGTCGCACATGTGGGGTTATCGCAACTACGAGACCAGCGACGACAGCCGAAATCTGTGGTGGGTCGGCCTCCTGGCCTTTGGCGAAGGGTGGCACAATAACCATCACGCATTCCAGCGGATGGCCAAGCACGGACATCGCTGGTGGGAAATCGACGTCACTTACTGGGCGATCTGTGCCATGGAAAAGATCGGGCTAGTCTGGAACGTCGTCCACAAAGTGCCGGCTTACCAAAAGCCCGAGTAG
- a CDS encoding WXG100 family type VII secretion target produces MPQAIVDPGEVRRFAQQLKQFSGELLNQMSMIQRQLAALGGTWRDQEHKKFSEDFEQQMQVLRRFAESTTMYVPYLVRKAERAEEYLQQR; encoded by the coding sequence ATGCCTCAAGCAATTGTCGATCCAGGCGAAGTGCGCCGCTTTGCTCAACAGCTCAAACAATTCTCCGGCGAACTGCTCAATCAAATGTCAATGATCCAGCGCCAATTGGCCGCCCTCGGCGGCACATGGCGCGATCAGGAGCATAAAAAGTTTTCGGAGGATTTCGAGCAGCAGATGCAAGTGCTCCGCCGCTTCGCCGAATCGACGACGATGTACGTGCCGTATCTGGTGCGCAAAGCCGAACGCGCCGAAGAATATCTCCAACAGCGGTGA